From Bacteroidales bacterium, the proteins below share one genomic window:
- a CDS encoding HlyD family efflux transporter periplasmic adaptor subunit, protein MKNNLFPPEIIRQTTESLFVERHTRSRVLYISVLGMVILIFSSLPFINISVTTQSHGIIRSEKENNSISSAYHGRIERINIQENQPVSEGDTLIVLNTSGIDEEIEWYDQQINKNSLYIRELQKLLNGGKNLQTRLYQSNYLEYQTNARKYEHDLNNAEKDYRVHQKLYVQEVIPEMEFEKKRYRYEQASNAYMVYKRQSSLQWQNELERLRLQKQEHQSKMERLKKEKQQYIITSPVTGIITQFSGVRRGNFLVPNQTVALISPNQNLLVECYLSPADIGYIRDSMNVRFQFDAFNYNQWGLGEGKVMDVSNDIITRNEQPVFKVRCTLETRELRLKNGYRGKLKKGMTLTARFLITERSLFQLLYDKIDKWLNPKLDKSLEYS, encoded by the coding sequence ATGAAAAACAACCTTTTTCCGCCTGAAATAATACGCCAGACCACCGAAAGTCTCTTTGTGGAAAGGCATACCCGCAGCAGGGTGCTGTATATTTCGGTGCTCGGTATGGTGATTCTGATATTTTCCTCATTGCCTTTCATAAACATTTCCGTCACCACACAGAGTCATGGGATTATTCGCTCCGAGAAAGAAAACAACAGCATTTCATCAGCTTACCACGGGCGAATCGAACGGATCAATATTCAGGAAAATCAACCAGTATCCGAGGGCGATACACTGATTGTGCTCAATACTTCAGGCATCGATGAAGAAATCGAATGGTACGATCAACAAATCAACAAGAACAGCCTTTACATCCGGGAGTTACAAAAACTTCTCAACGGAGGAAAAAATCTTCAAACCCGCCTTTATCAGAGTAATTATCTGGAATATCAGACCAATGCCAGAAAATATGAACACGATCTGAACAATGCCGAAAAAGATTATCGGGTTCATCAAAAACTTTATGTTCAAGAAGTTATACCGGAAATGGAATTTGAAAAGAAGAGATACCGGTACGAACAAGCTTCCAATGCCTATATGGTCTATAAAAGGCAGTCCAGCCTGCAGTGGCAAAATGAGCTGGAAAGGTTACGTTTACAAAAACAGGAGCATCAGTCGAAAATGGAAAGGCTGAAAAAAGAAAAGCAGCAATATATCATCACTTCACCGGTTACTGGCATAATTACCCAATTTTCCGGAGTCCGGAGAGGCAATTTCCTGGTGCCCAATCAGACGGTAGCCCTGATCTCTCCGAATCAGAACCTGCTGGTAGAATGCTACCTTTCTCCTGCTGATATTGGCTATATCAGAGACAGCATGAACGTCCGCTTTCAGTTCGATGCCTTTAACTACAATCAATGGGGGCTTGGTGAAGGGAAAGTTATGGATGTTTCCAATGACATCATCACCCGGAATGAGCAACCCGTTTTTAAGGTAAGATGTACGCTGGAAACCCGGGAGCTTCGGTTAAAGAACGGATACAGGGGAAAATTGAAAAAAGGCATGACGCTGACGGCCCGATTTCTGATCACCGAGCGCAGCTTGTTTCAGCTCCTCTATGATAAGATAGACAAATGGTTGAATCCAAAATTGGA